In Phaeobacter porticola, one DNA window encodes the following:
- a CDS encoding DUF4177 domain-containing protein: MQAFEYKVVPAPAKGTKAKGIKTAEARFANSIDILLNEMAAEGWEYQRAELLPSEERSGLAGSTTNWRNLLIFRRALPTAAEQTQAQAVTQLAAQISAQIAAQADRQPALPQNATPTETPDAVVPEIAAKPRPETASAPSLGPATSLPVAAPTAIAGDPEAPTGAIAVPGRGARAMMADDGVEELSPVSGLTAALKARASLAAIPAGTKSTATGKTEPRLTKADPASEDPANT, encoded by the coding sequence ATGCAAGCTTTTGAGTACAAGGTTGTTCCCGCCCCCGCCAAGGGCACCAAAGCCAAGGGGATCAAAACTGCCGAAGCCCGGTTCGCCAATTCCATCGATATTCTTCTCAATGAGATGGCGGCAGAGGGTTGGGAGTATCAGCGTGCGGAGCTGCTGCCATCAGAAGAACGCAGCGGGCTGGCCGGATCGACAACCAACTGGCGCAATTTGTTAATTTTCCGCCGCGCATTGCCAACAGCGGCCGAGCAGACGCAAGCCCAGGCCGTGACACAGCTGGCAGCGCAGATCAGCGCCCAGATCGCCGCCCAAGCGGATCGGCAGCCAGCCCTGCCCCAGAACGCGACCCCGACTGAAACGCCGGATGCAGTCGTCCCTGAGATCGCCGCAAAGCCACGCCCTGAAACAGCCAGCGCGCCATCACTCGGACCGGCCACCTCATTGCCTGTCGCAGCACCAACCGCCATTGCCGGTGATCCGGAGGCCCCGACGGGTGCAATCGCCGTTCCCGGTCGTGGCGCGCGTGCGATGATGGCGGATGATGGCGTTGAAGAACTAAGCCCGGTGTCTGGTCTGACGGCCGCCTTGAAGGCGCGCGCAAGCCTTGCAGCCATCCCCGCCGGAACCAAGAGCACAGCGACCGGCAAGACCGAACCAAGGCTGACCAAGGCGGATCCTGCGTCGGAAGATCCTGCAAACACCTGA
- a CDS encoding IS1595 family transposase: METSMITELKPVRDFWKKMPSERHARIFLEAMIWPSGRHCPHCGSLSSTSIRGRSARPGLYQCGERECRLQFKVTTKTPMHAAKLDLRIWIAAIFLVLTSSKGISPVVMARILGVNQKTAWKLGHAIRELMDDREAVSARLAGVAEVDEAYVGRAPRFKKGVKNKRGRGTGKPMVLVAADRNGQAKATLVPNAQGATLGPIMKEWIDPSSALMTDSNTAYRKIGRSFASHHTVTHGKRQYSQPSKRAHINTVEAVNSQAQRALNGVYHRLGRQHLKRYPDEILWRWNHRQQEVKVRNQKTSSGTKKIATTVWKLIPVVEQMRGMLCCAVGRQIRRTPSWGLHWP, from the coding sequence ATGGAGACAAGCATGATCACAGAATTGAAGCCGGTGCGAGACTTTTGGAAAAAGATGCCAAGTGAACGCCACGCTCGCATCTTCTTGGAAGCGATGATCTGGCCGTCTGGTCGCCATTGCCCACATTGCGGCAGCCTCAGCTCAACATCCATTCGAGGACGATCTGCCCGCCCGGGCCTCTACCAATGCGGCGAACGCGAGTGCCGCCTCCAATTCAAGGTCACCACAAAGACCCCGATGCATGCCGCTAAACTGGACCTTCGGATTTGGATTGCAGCAATCTTTCTGGTGCTGACGTCCAGCAAGGGAATCTCGCCGGTGGTGATGGCGCGGATCCTGGGTGTGAATCAGAAAACGGCCTGGAAGCTGGGGCATGCGATCCGGGAACTGATGGATGACCGTGAGGCCGTTTCCGCCAGGTTGGCCGGCGTTGCCGAAGTAGACGAAGCATATGTGGGGCGCGCGCCGAGGTTCAAGAAAGGTGTGAAGAATAAACGGGGACGGGGCACCGGTAAGCCCATGGTGCTGGTTGCGGCGGATCGCAATGGGCAGGCGAAGGCCACACTGGTCCCGAATGCGCAAGGCGCGACGCTCGGACCGATCATGAAAGAGTGGATTGATCCTTCATCGGCCCTCATGACCGACAGCAACACCGCTTATCGAAAGATCGGCCGGAGCTTTGCATCACACCACACTGTCACCCATGGCAAACGACAGTATTCGCAGCCTTCCAAGAGAGCACACATCAACACCGTGGAGGCTGTGAACTCCCAAGCGCAGCGCGCCCTGAATGGTGTTTACCATCGCTTGGGCCGGCAACATCTTAAAAGATACCCGGACGAAATTCTGTGGCGCTGGAACCATCGCCAGCAGGAGGTGAAGGTCAGGAACCAGAAAACATCATCTGGAACCAAGAAGATTGCCACAACAGTCTGGAAATTGATCCCAGTCGTCGAACAGATGCGGGGAATGCTATGTTGCGCTGTTGGCCGTCAAATCAGGCGCACACCAAGTTGGGGTTTGCACTGGCCGTAG
- the gatB gene encoding Asp-tRNA(Asn)/Glu-tRNA(Gln) amidotransferase subunit GatB: protein MLDLTYELPKPKVIAGAKHDWELVIGMEVHAQVSSNAKLFSGASTKFGAEPNSNVAFVDAAMPGMLPVINEYCIEQAVRTGLGLKADINLWSAFDRKNYFYPDLPQGYQISQLYHPIVGEGEVLVELGDGTARNVRVERIHMEQDAGKSIHDMDPNMSFVDLNRTGVCLMEIVSRPDIRGPEEAAAYIAKLRQIMQYLGTCDGNMQNGNLRADVNVSVCRPGQYEKYQETQDFSHLGTRCEIKNMNSMRFIQQAIDVEARRQIAIIEAGGTIDQETRLYDPDKGETRSMRSKEEAHDYRYFPDPDLLPLEIEQAWVDDIAANLPELPDAKKSRFIADFGLSGYDASVLTADVESAGYFEQVANGRNGKLAANWVINELFGRLKKDEDKQITDSPVSPAQLGGIIDLISSDAISGKIAKDLFEIVYTEGGDPAQIVEERGMKQVTDTGAIEAALDEIIAANPAQVEKAKVNPKLAGWFVGQVMKATGGKANPAAVNKLVAQKLGE from the coding sequence ATGCTCGACCTGACATATGAACTCCCCAAGCCCAAGGTGATCGCGGGCGCCAAGCATGACTGGGAACTGGTCATCGGCATGGAAGTACATGCCCAGGTCAGCTCCAATGCGAAACTGTTCTCCGGCGCCTCCACCAAATTTGGCGCTGAGCCGAACTCCAACGTGGCATTCGTGGACGCGGCGATGCCTGGCATGCTGCCGGTGATCAACGAGTACTGCATTGAACAGGCGGTGCGCACCGGGCTTGGCCTTAAGGCCGACATCAACCTGTGGTCGGCCTTTGACCGCAAGAATTACTTCTACCCCGACCTGCCGCAAGGCTACCAGATTTCCCAGCTCTATCACCCCATCGTGGGCGAAGGTGAAGTGCTGGTGGAACTGGGTGACGGCACCGCGCGCAACGTCCGGGTTGAGCGGATCCACATGGAGCAGGACGCGGGAAAATCGATCCATGACATGGACCCCAACATGTCCTTTGTCGACCTCAACCGGACCGGTGTCTGCCTGATGGAGATCGTCTCCCGCCCCGACATCCGCGGCCCCGAAGAAGCCGCCGCCTATATCGCCAAGCTGCGCCAGATCATGCAGTATCTGGGCACCTGCGACGGCAACATGCAGAACGGCAACCTACGCGCGGACGTGAACGTCTCGGTCTGCCGTCCGGGCCAGTATGAGAAATACCAGGAAACGCAGGACTTCTCCCACCTCGGCACCCGTTGCGAAATCAAGAACATGAACTCCATGCGCTTTATCCAGCAGGCGATTGACGTCGAGGCCCGTCGCCAGATCGCCATCATCGAGGCGGGCGGCACCATCGATCAGGAGACCCGGCTCTATGACCCGGACAAGGGCGAGACACGCTCCATGCGCTCCAAGGAGGAAGCGCATGACTACCGCTATTTCCCTGATCCCGATCTTCTGCCGCTGGAAATCGAACAGGCCTGGGTGGATGATATCGCCGCCAACCTGCCGGAACTGCCGGACGCCAAGAAGTCGCGCTTCATCGCTGACTTCGGCCTCAGCGGCTATGACGCCTCTGTACTGACCGCTGATGTGGAATCCGCTGGGTACTTTGAACAGGTCGCCAACGGCCGCAATGGCAAACTGGCGGCCAACTGGGTCATCAACGAGTTGTTTGGCCGCCTGAAGAAGGACGAGGACAAACAGATCACCGACAGCCCGGTCTCCCCAGCGCAGCTCGGCGGCATCATTGACCTGATTTCTTCTGACGCCATCTCGGGCAAGATCGCCAAGGACCTGTTCGAGATCGTCTATACCGAAGGCGGCGACCCGGCCCAGATCGTCGAGGAACGCGGCATGAAGCAGGTGACAGATACTGGCGCCATTGAGGCCGCACTGGACGAGATTATCGCCGCCAACCCCGCGCAGGTCGAAAAAGCCAAGGTGAACCCAAAGCTCGCAGGTTGGTTCGTTGGTCAGGTGATGAAAGCCACCGGCGGTAAGGCCAATCCGGCTGCTGTAAACAAATTGGTGGCACAGAAACTGGGCGAGTAA